In Gemmatimonas aurantiaca, the sequence CACGGCCATGCCCGGCATGCTGTCGCCGGCACAGATGGATTCGCTGCGCAACGTCGAAGGCACCACCTTCGACCGGCTGTTCCTGCAGTACATGATCCAGCACCACGAAGGCGCGCTGGTCATGGTGGCCGAGCTCCTGCGCAGCCCTGGTGCCGCGCAGGAGCCCATGGTGTTCCAGATCATGTCCGACGTGGACGCCGATCAGCGCGCCGAGATCCGTCGTATGAAGGCCCTGCTGGCGCAGTTGCCCTGAAGCATCACCTGTCCCACATGTCCTACCTGTCACACCTTTCACTACTCGTTCGCCCATGACCCGTCATTGTCACGATGTCCGCCTGCGCGGCACGCGCGCGCTCCTCGTCATCGCCTCCACCCTGGCGGCGGTCGCCGTCACGCCGTCCGCTGGCATGGCGCAGGATCCCCGCATCGGGCTGCGCACCGGCTTCCAGGATGCCGGTGAAGCCATCCGGAATCTCGAACTCGTCTCGCACACGCCCAAGCAGAACGGCTGGTTCAATCCGCAGCAGCTCGGGGATTTCGGTTTTGCCAACTCCGATCTCGCGTTCCAGAAGAATCTCGTCTTCCAGGGCGGTTGGCACGGCTGGCAGGCGTGGGACATCAGCAACCCCAAAGCGCCCACGCTGCGCAAGGCGTTCGTGTGTCAGGGCGGTCAGGGCGATCTGTCGGTGCACGGCAGATTGCTCTTCATGTCGGTGGAGGATCTCGCCGGACGCGTGGATTGTGGCACGCAGGGCGTGGCCGACACGGTGAGCGCTGAGCGTTTCCGTGGAGTGCGCATTTTCGACATCAGCGACATCGACAATCCGAAGCAGGTGGCCGCCGTGCAGACCTGCCGCGGTTCACACACGCACACGCTCGTCACCGACCCGAAGGACAGGAGCACGGTGTATGTGTACGTGCAGGGTACGGGTCCGGTGCGTTCATCCAATGAACTCGCCGGATGCAATCGGGCCGTGGACGACGCCAACACGTCGTACTTCCGCATCGAAGTCATCAAGGTGCCCCTGGCTGCGCCACAGAACGCCGAGATCGTGAACATGCCGCGCATCTTCGCCGATGCGCAGGGCAATGTGGCCGGTCTCTGGAAGGGTGGCGCGCACGGCGACGGCACGCAGAACACCGGACGCACCGACCAGTGCCACGACATCACGGCCTATCCGGAAATCGGTCTTGCGGCCGGCGCCTGTTCGGGCAACGGCATCCTGCTCGACATCAAGGATCCGGCCAATCCGAGGCGCATCGACGAAGTCATCGATCCCAACTTCGCCTACTGGCATTCGGCGACGTTCAACAACGCCGGCACGACGGTGCTCTTCACCGACGAGTGGGGCGGCGGTACGGCGCCGCGCTGCCGGTCGACCGACAAGCCCACCTGGGGCGCCAATGCGCTCTTCACGCTGGGTGCCGATCACAAGCTCAAGCAGGTGGGTTACTACAAACTGCCGGCCGCGCAAACCGACGCCGAAAACTGCGTCGCGCACAACGGATCGCTGATTCCCGTGCCGGGGCGAGACATCATGGCGCAGGCGTGGTATCAGGGCGGCATGTCGATTTTCGACTTCTCCGATCCCTCCCGGCCGGTGGAGATCGCGTACTTCGATCGCGGCCCCATCGCCGAGCAGCTCACGCTTGCCGGGTACTGGTCCACTTACTGGTACAACGGCTACATCATCGGCTCCGAGATCGGACGCGGTCTCGACATCTTCGCGCTGAAGCCCAGCGAGTTTCTCTCGGCCAATGAAATCGAAGCCGCGAAGCTCGTGAAGTACGACGAGGTGAATCCGCAGCTCCAGACGAAGATCGTGTGGCCCGCCGCGTTCCCCGTGGCACGGGCGTATGTGGATCAGCTGGCCCGCAAGGATGCGCTGTCCGATTCGCGTATCGCGGCCATCAACAAGTCACTCGATGCAGCCGAAAAGGCCAGCGGCTCGACACGCAAGGGTGCCCTCACGCTGCTGGCTTCGCAGCTCGCCACCGATGCGACGAAGTCGTCCGACGCCCCGCGTGTGCGCGCCCTCATCGACGTGGTGCGTGCGCTCTCCAAGTGATGAGCCGCAGCAGACCGGCAAACCGGCAGCGGATGACCGACGACGGATCCGCTACTGATCTGCGACCGATAGGCTATTGATCCGCCGCCGGACCGCTGGGGGTGTCGGCATCCGACACCCCCAGTGCTTTTCGCACGGCCGGCGCCACGCGGGTGCCGAACAGTTCGATGCTGCGCATGATGTCGGCGTGTTTCATCGGGCCGATGCTGAACTGCACCAGTGTGCGGTCGTGTTTGAACAGCTCGTGTTCGAAAAGAATCTTGTCGATCACTTCCTGCGGTTCGCCCAGCAGCATCGCGCCGCGGGGCGAACGCTCGAAATCGAACTGCTGTCGTGTGGGCATCGGCCAACCACGCTCCCGCCCCAGACGCGCCATCGTATCGATGTACGGCGGGAATGCCGCGTCCACGGCCTGCGCCGTGGTGTCGGCAATGAGACCATGCGAATTGATGCTCACCTTGAGCGTGGACGGATCGTGTCCCGCCTTTGCGCCGGCTTCCCGATAGAGATCGGCGAACGGCACGAATCGCTCCGGCATGCCACCGATGATGGCGATGGCCAGCGGAAGCCCCAGCGTCCCCGCGCGCACCACCGATTGTGGCGTACCACCCACGGCAATCCACACCGGCAATGGCTGCTGCAGTGGTCGGGGGTACACCCCACGATCGTCGATGGACGGACGATGGGTGCCCTGCCAGGTGATGCGCTCGCGCTGGCGCAGCGCCAGCAGCAATTCAAGTTTCTCCGCGAACAGCGCGTCGTAGTCGGCCAGATCCTGTCCGAAGAGCGGATAGGATTCGATGAAGCTTCCGCGACCGGCCATGATTTCCGCCCGACCGCCGGAGATGAGGTCGAGCGTGGCAAAATCCTGAAACACCCGCACGGGATCGTCGGAACTCAGGACCGTCACGGCGCTCGTGAGACGAATGCGTGATGTGCGCGACGCCGCCGCGGCCAGCACGACCGCTGGCGCGGAGATGACATAGTCGGGGCGATGATGCTCGCCCACTCCGAAGACATCGAGCCCCACCTGGTCGGCGAGCACGATCTCCTCGATGAGGTCCTGGATCCGCTGCGCGACGACCGTGCTGTCATCTGTGCGGCGGGGATCCGTTTCACCGAACGTGTAAATACCGAGTTCCATATGCGGTGAATTATGTGATGGATTTCACAAACCGCACCAGCGTGGAGCCATTGGAACCGGTGTCCACTTCTGGTGGCGTCTGGTGAGTTCGCTAGCTTACCCCGGGTGACCACCTTTCGAGCCGGGGAGTCGTCGACGGACGCGCACTCGCCGCGTCATTCGGTACGGGACCGCCTGCAGCGGCAACTCGGCGGCAGCTACGCGATTTCGCGCGAGCTGTCGGGGGGTGGCTCGGCGAGTGTCTTTCTGGCCACCGAAGTCGCGCTCGACCGTCCCGTGGTGCTCAAGGCGCTCCCGCCCGAACTGGCGGCCGGCGTGGATGTGGAGCGGTTTCGCCGGGAGATCGCCTTCGCCGCCCGGTTGCAGCATCCACATCTGGTCCCGCTGCTGAGCGCCGGTGCTTCTTCGGAGCGCGATACCAGCGGGGACGCCAGCGGATCCGGCACACAGGCCGCAAGCAACGCGGAGCGGGCCATCCCCTGGTTCAGCATGCCGTATGTCCAGGGGCAGACATTGCGCGAACGCCTGCTGGCCGGACGCCCGCTGCAGTTGCCGGAGGTCATCCGGCTGCTGCGTGAGATCGCCTCGGCGCTCGCGTACGCGCATGCCCGCGGCATCGTGCACCGCGACATCAAGCCGGAGAACGTGCTGCTGTGTGATGGCGTGGCCATGGTGACCGACTTCGGCGTGGCCAAAGCCCTCGACGATGCCAGCGACGACGCGCTGCGCACCGGTCGGCGTGTCACGACGGTGAGCATGGCCTTGGGCACCCCCGCCTATATGGCTCCCGAACAGGTGAACTCGGCCAAACTGGTCGATCACAAGGCGGACATCTATGCACTGGGGTGCATGGCCTATGAATTGGTCGCCGGTGACCCGCCACTCGCCAGAACGTCGTTGCGCGCCACCATGGCGGCGCAGCTCTCGGAAACACCGGCGCCATTGAGCGACCGACGCAAGGACGTGCCTCCGGCTCTCGGCGACGTGATCATGCAGTGTCTCGAAAAGGATCCGCATCGCCGTCCACATTCGGCATCGGTGATCGTCAAGACCATCGATGCGATCCAGGCACAGCCGGTCAGCACGGGTGAGTACGCCGCGGCAGCAAACGACGCGGTGTTCCCTTCCTCATCCCCGCAGATGTCGCCGGCGGTACCCACACGACGTCCAGGCATGGTGGCGATCGTGCTGGGGGCAGTCGCAATGGCAGCAGTGGGCATGCTGCTGTGGCGCGTGTTCTGACGAATGGCGCGACGGCACGTCCCCTCTTCTCACACCGGTCGGATCCGCAACACCCGTCCATTGCTGTTGTCGGTCACCACGTACACGAACCCGTCGGGGCCCACGGTGACATCGCGGAAGCGTTCTCCGAGTTCTCCCAGATAGCGCACTTCCTTCGTGACGCGGCCATTGGTGAGCTCGAGCCGCACCAGACCACCGGGGGTGAGTGAGCCGATGAGGATACTGCCGCGCCATCCGGGGATCGCATCGGCATTGTAGAACGTCATCCCCGATGGGGCGATGACGGGATCCCAGTAGTAGACCGGCTGTTCCATTCCCGCTTTGGCCGTGCCTTCGCCGATTTTCTCGCCCGAGTAGTCCACACCATAGGTGATCACCGGCCAGCCATAATTCTTGCCGCGCTCGGGGTGATTGAGCTCATCGCCACCACGCGCGCCATGCTCGACGGTCCACAGTTGTCCGGTGGTGGGATGCAGCGCGGCGCCCTGCATGTTGCGATGACCGTACGACCAGATTTCCGGACGCGCATCCCTGCGTGAGACGAAGGGATTGTCCGCGGGCACGCTGCCGTCCGGAGCAATGCGCACGACTTTGCCCTGACCCATCGTCAGATCCTGCGCGCGTTCACGCCAGTTCTGTCGATCGCCCTGCGTGATGAACAGCAGGCCATCGCGTCCGAACACGAGACGCGAGCCATAGTGCGCACCGCCATCGAGCTTCGGCGTCTGGCGATAGATCACCCGCACATCCTGCAGTCCCGTTTCGGTGAGCCGGGCGCGCGCCACCGTCGTCCCCGATCCACCCGTACCTGCTTCGGCATACGAGAGGTAGATGGTGGCGTTCGCTGCAAAGTCGGGATCGAGTGCAACATCCAGCAGTCCACCCTGTCCCACGGCATGCACCGCCGGCACACCGGCAAGCGGCGCCGAAAGCGTCCCGTTCCGCGCCACGATCCGCAGACGTCCGGGACGTTCCGTCACAAGCGCCCGTCCATCGGGGAGAAATTCTATCGCCCATGGATTGACGAGACCGCTGGCCCACGTCTCCGCACGGACCACTCCGCTCGTCGACGATGGGGTGGGGGAACGATCGGCCAGCACCTGTCCCGTGGTCGTCGTGTCGGGCGTGGACTCATCCGGCTCGGCCGAACTGGACGTACGACTGCAGGCGGACAGGAACGTGCCGCAGGCCACGCCGCCCGCGACAACGATCAGCCTGGCGACCCTCGAACCGGCAATGGTAGGCATGGTGCGTTTTATCCCTCGGGCGTGTGGACGTTCCCGCATCGACGTTTCATCACGTGACATATCCGACCACGGCGAGGGATGGCCTCATGGGGGCTCCGGTCGCACATTTCAGATCTTCCCTCAACCCTGCCTCTGATGCCGATCTCCCTCAAGGTCAACGGCAAGACCCGTACGGTCGATGTGCCGGCCGACATGCCCCTGCTCTGGGTATTGCGCGACGAACTCGATCTCAAGGGCACCAAGTATGGCTGTGGCGTGGCACGCTGCG encodes:
- a CDS encoding PQQ-dependent sugar dehydrogenase, with the translated sequence MPTIAGSRVARLIVVAGGVACGTFLSACSRTSSSAEPDESTPDTTTTGQVLADRSPTPSSTSGVVRAETWASGLVNPWAIEFLPDGRALVTERPGRLRIVARNGTLSAPLAGVPAVHAVGQGGLLDVALDPDFAANATIYLSYAEAGTGGSGTTVARARLTETGLQDVRVIYRQTPKLDGGAHYGSRLVFGRDGLLFITQGDRQNWRERAQDLTMGQGKVVRIAPDGSVPADNPFVSRRDARPEIWSYGHRNMQGAALHPTTGQLWTVEHGARGGDELNHPERGKNYGWPVITYGVDYSGEKIGEGTAKAGMEQPVYYWDPVIAPSGMTFYNADAIPGWRGSILIGSLTPGGLVRLELTNGRVTKEVRYLGELGERFRDVTVGPDGFVYVVTDNSNGRVLRIRPV
- a CDS encoding serine/threonine-protein kinase, whose translation is MTTFRAGESSTDAHSPRHSVRDRLQRQLGGSYAISRELSGGGSASVFLATEVALDRPVVLKALPPELAAGVDVERFRREIAFAARLQHPHLVPLLSAGASSERDTSGDASGSGTQAASNAERAIPWFSMPYVQGQTLRERLLAGRPLQLPEVIRLLREIASALAYAHARGIVHRDIKPENVLLCDGVAMVTDFGVAKALDDASDDALRTGRRVTTVSMALGTPAYMAPEQVNSAKLVDHKADIYALGCMAYELVAGDPPLARTSLRATMAAQLSETPAPLSDRRKDVPPALGDVIMQCLEKDPHRRPHSASVIVKTIDAIQAQPVSTGEYAAAANDAVFPSSSPQMSPAVPTRRPGMVAIVLGAVAMAAVGMLLWRVF
- a CDS encoding LLM class flavin-dependent oxidoreductase codes for the protein MELGIYTFGETDPRRTDDSTVVAQRIQDLIEEIVLADQVGLDVFGVGEHHRPDYVISAPAVVLAAAASRTSRIRLTSAVTVLSSDDPVRVFQDFATLDLISGGRAEIMAGRGSFIESYPLFGQDLADYDALFAEKLELLLALRQRERITWQGTHRPSIDDRGVYPRPLQQPLPVWIAVGGTPQSVVRAGTLGLPLAIAIIGGMPERFVPFADLYREAGAKAGHDPSTLKVSINSHGLIADTTAQAVDAAFPPYIDTMARLGRERGWPMPTRQQFDFERSPRGAMLLGEPQEVIDKILFEHELFKHDRTLVQFSIGPMKHADIMRSIELFGTRVAPAVRKALGVSDADTPSGPAADQ